The following DNA comes from Oenanthe melanoleuca isolate GR-GAL-2019-014 unplaced genomic scaffold, OMel1.0 S218, whole genome shotgun sequence.
GACAAACAAAGAAGCTTTGACTCTTGAACATGGGGTttgtgtcccagcagggctgggagtgctggggtTGTGATGCTCTGGAAGAGACGATCCCTGCTCCATAGAGCTAGAATTCTTTTATGGAAACTTGTAGAGAATGAGGCCAAGCACTTTTGGGGAGGTTGGAGTGAGGGACTGGGAATCCAGCTGGACATGCAGCTTTAATCCACTTGGATTTGCAGCTGACAGGCTCTTAGTCAGATTTGGCACTTCTGTGGAATCCATCAGGTTCGTTGTTAATTCCTGCTGCTTGGCATTCCTGGCAAGTTTGCTTTGATTCTTCAGCTAAAGAGAACATGGCTGATCTTGAAGGAGCTTGGAATAAGCCATTCTGCAGACTTGCTGTGGAAAGCTTTTGTGCCTGTGATGTTAGGattgctgctggtgctggggtgaGTGATTGGGAAAGGGTGTGTTGTAGTTTTGGTTGATTTAGAGCGAGAGTTATTGtggtgtgctggggcagggaagcCTTTGAAGCACTCAGCAGCTTTCCTGTTcaaacaccagcagcagggcctggaATTGGTACTGGTGGCATCATTAGACTGCACAGCTGTGATTCccctgcagttcctgctgtgGTCAATGTGTTACCTGTGGCTGTTCATTACTGTTGCCATGCTGTGCTGATTTGCCCTGGGCAGTGAACTTGCAGCTCCCTGGCTTTCACACAGTATTTTGGAGGGTCCTTGTGGATAACCAGCCAAGGGAAGCATCAGCCAGGGTTTGCTGGGGAAGTGAGTTGCTCCCTTCATTTGTGCTCCTGGcaccctctgctgcttccagccgGGTTAGCTACAGAGACAGGGAGGCAGAAGGGAAGTTTAATGTTTGCTGTCTTAGTTTTAAGAGATTAAAAAACGCTGTAGGCTGTGCAGCCTCCTCTGCAGGCCAGTGGAACATTGCAGTCCTGGGCCTCTCTCTCTGGCAGATCCCCAAGGACGAGCACATCCTGCGCTTCCTGCGCGCCCGCGACTTCAACATGGACAAGGCGCGGGAGATGCTGTGCCAGTCGCTGGCCTGGCGCAAGCAGTACCAGGTGGACTTCATCCTGCAGTCCTGgagacccccagccctgctgcaggagtaCTACACTGGGGGCTGGCACTACCAGGACAAAGgtgaggagctgcccctggcacagggtccTGGGATGCTGAGGAAAGCTGTactgacatttttaaagcagttcaGTGCCTGTGAGTAGCCACTCTGCTTCCCTAGAATTGTACTTCCTCTGCACAGATCAGTCAGTGCAAAGCAATTTCTCTGGAAAGGTTGCTTTTGGCAGGGATTTTTAtccttttcaaatatttaatgtggattttaaaaatggtgTGAGAGTGATAGCCTGGAAGACTGAGGTGCTGCCCTCTCCAAACCCTTTGTTTTGTTTCGAAGATGGGCGGCCGCTCTACATCCTGCGCCTTGGCCAGATGGACACCAAGGGTTTGGTGAAGGCCCTGGGAGAGGAATCCCTGCTGAGACATGTGAgttgtgtctctgtgtgtcacctgctcctCTCGGGGTGCTGGGGAGTCTTGTCATGGTGCATcaggaatcctggaatggtttgggtgggaagggaccttaaaatacatcccatcccacccctgccatggccagggacaccttccacctgtcccaggctgctcctggccttgggcactgccagggatccaggggcagccacagctgctctgggcaccctgtgccagggcctgcccaccctcccagggaacaattccttcccaatatcccatccatccctgccctctggcagtgggagccattccctgtgtcctgtcacgTTGTCaaagtcccttcccagctctcttcAGGCCTTGATTCCACACATGAGGTGAtacaattccttcccaatatcccatccatccctgccctctgtttcctgtattttttaaaataagatctCCAGGCCATCCTGGTTCCTCAGCCATACTGGGGTTAatccctgtctgtgctgtctTTGGTTCCAGGTTCTGTCCATTAATGAGGAAGGGCAGAAGAGATGTGAGGAAAACACCAACATCTTCGGCCGCCCCATCACGTCAGTACCACTGGTTTTCCTGAGTCTTGCAGACTTTCCCTGCCATGCTGAAGGAAGCTGCTTGCTTTGGGGTGATGTCCTTAGGGCTACAGTGCAGACAGCAGTGTGTGTTTTGGGCTGTATGGAGAccacagatatatatatatatagatatatatataaatttatttgttGGACTTAAATCCAGACAAATCCTGCAGTTTCATTGGAAAGCAAGTATTGATCCTTCCTTACATCATTTTCATATTGCATCTCAGATTAAATTAATCTTCCTGTCTTGGTGATTTTAATCCACATCTTTGAAATTCTGGGGTCTGTCTGCCAGATTCCACcttcatttaaaatgcattttgatattatttttaGTAATAGGCTTGCATACCTTCACCTTCTCCCAGAGTGACAGATGCTCTTGCCCTTGGGGGTGGGTGCCTGTGTTATCTGGAGCTCACCTGGATTCAGGTGTCTGCTGCCTTGTTGGCTTCCCTGGATCCTGCACGGGCTGTGGGGTTACTGTGGACCCTAAACTGAGCCACCACACTCTAAAGTTCTGACAGGTCTTTTTCTGCCTGATTATTTTAGATCCTGGACATGCCTGGTGGACCTGGAAGGGCTCAATATGAGGCACCTCTGGCGGCCTGGGGTGAAGGCCCTGCTCAGGATCATTGAGGTGGTGGAGGACAACTACCCTGAGACCCTGGGGAGGCTCCTGATTGTGAGAGCACCACGGGTCTTCCCCGTGCTCTGGACCCTGGTGGGTGAaacctgggctctgcaggatcTCTGGCACTTGTGCAGGTTCACAAGTAGCTACatcagcagaggcaggagggacagTCTCCAGGCAGCTTGTGGAGAGCTGCTgaagaggctgcagcagagccaggtcATGGGGTGCCTGTGGGGTTCTGGTGACTGCCATCCACCAGGACAGAGTGAGAAACCTGAATCAGAATTGCCCATTCCACCCAAATTTCATCAGAGCTTTCACACAGATGGGAAAAGACAGATACCTTTTAATCTCATGCTGAACACTGAAGGGTAATAGGTAGTAAATAATAAATCTGGTTCTGCCTGGTGCCTGCTGACTGCTCTGGCAATGTGAGAATGTGGCTGTTACATTTCTTGTGATGTTTGTAGGTTAGGCAGTGACTGCAGACTTCCTTTTCATGAGGCAGAAAGTGTTGTGAGATGATGATacggagagagagagagagagagaacattttctgtttgtaaTCCCTCTCTTTGGGCAATGCCTCAGAGCTGTGGAACTCTGCACACTGCTGAGACATTCCAGGCTAGAGCCCAAAGCATCGTGGTGAGATGGCTCAGGCAGTGTCTCCACTGAGCTGCCCTCAGTGACAGCCATGTCTCCTGTGCCCTTTGTCTTTCAGGTCAGTCCCTTTATCAATGAGAACACAAGGCAGAAGTTCCTCATCTACAGTGGCAATAACTACCAGGGCTCAGGAGGGCTGGTGGACTATGTGGACAAGGATGTGATCCCAGACTTCCTGGGAGGAGACTGCATGGtaggttttctttcctcttgtgCAAGTGCAATCTGGAACTGATTCCTTCTTCCTCACCACCCTGCCTTTCCACTGCCTTCTGGAAGCTCTGTGCTGGCcagcatccccctgctctgggcacagggcagtTCATttgggcacaggggctgccccctgcagtggtgctgccctggggatcCTGGAGCAGGGTCAGAGCTCTCTCCAGGGAGCTCACAATACCTTGGGAGTTCCAGTGAGCTAAGAGGGCTCAGCCAGCTGACAGCCAGCACATGTTCCTGGCTCACTGCTGAGCACTCTGACCCTCCTGTTGGTCTGTCTGGCTGTTGCAGTGCACTGTCTCAGAAGGGGGACTCGTCCCCAAGTCCCTTTACCAGACCGAGGACGAGCCGGAGAACTCGGATCACATCCGGCTGTGGACAGAAACCATCTACCACTCTGCCAGTGTCCTCAGAGGAGCCCCTCACGAGGtacaggctcagctgcagctgctgggcatgGCCCCTTGTCGCTACCCGCGGTTATTTCGCAGAaataacgacacggactcctctagctaggtggctaaagaagcggTTTATTGAACTCGGACCACATTCTTATAGTGTGTTccgcaaactacaaacagaacagcagtctgttggataattgaagaaaacaaaactttctcacaaaccgtgagaactgtttatcattgAAGCACAggtgttaatcttgttattaattcctttttatttttccccagcgttatcaccctgggaaaggctcaggctggaactgagaaactgtctcaagCCTGGGAAAACCTCctctgcatgagagagaaactgtctcagcctgggagcttccctgCATGAGAAATGTTTCAAGCCCTCGCCATTTTGAGCCTGAGGTTTCAATGGCatccacagcccctctgctggggctggctggagcagccaggggttcccacagagggacagggagggctcagcagcagctgctgttcctggaagggagcagctggaagtgtGGGAGTTGAGAACAGCAGTTTGAGCAGCAGTGTCTCTGATCTCTACTATGGCCTGATCTTCTGTAAGGTCCAGTCtgttccccctcctcctccttctcctgggAGAAGTAAAGGCCACTCAGTTTCCCTTCTGATAGttcagctcccattcccagcagtgTAGCTGGGACAGTAATGGGGGTGATAAAGGAAagtgtgtgctgggagctgcttgaTGTGAGTCACCAGCAAACAGGATATCCCAAAAAGGAGCAATTAAGTGTCAAATCAGTATTCTGGCTTCTCTGATGGGGAGTGACTCTGCTTTGGCTCTTTGCTATGTCCTGTTTTGTGCCTCAGTTCCACTGAGGTTTTCCTAGAACAAGTAACTCATCTAGAGCCAGCTCTGATGTGAGTAGCAAAGGTAAAAACCCCTGAGTGGGTGTACTGTGGTAGGGCTGGGAGTGGAATCGTGTGTATCCCCCTCAGGAATCAGGGCCATCAGCCAGCTGAAGGACTGTGGAGCCAAGGGTGTTTGCCCCAGAGTGGGGAGGAGCACACTGCTGCCACCTGAGCACTGACCCTGCCAGGGGCTTGTTCTGTTCCTGTCTTAGATACTTGTGGAGATCCTGGAAGGGGAATCTGTCATCACCTGGGACTTTGACATCCTGAAGGGAGATGTGGTGTTCAGCCTCTTCCACTCCAAACGAGCTCCTGAGCCAAGTCACAAGGAAGCCACATCACCAAGtccctctgctgcaggggaCAATGTGCAGCTCATCGACAAGAcctgggtgctgggggtggATTACAGCAGGGTGGAGTCTCCTCTggtctgcagggaaggagagagcaTCCAGGTCAGAGGGCTTTGGGTCCTGCAAACTCCAAAGTAgttgggtgggagggagggagggaattgATGGCGTGGGAAATCAGAAATGGGGGCTGTGGtcattcccagcagcaggaaagggggGATTCTGTCccactcaggtgagaccccacctgcagagctgcctccagatCTGGGGAccaaaagcagaaggaagtggagctgctggagagagccaGAGAAAGCCACAGAGATTCTGTGAGAgttggagccaggctgggagagctgggggtgctcacctggagaagagaaggctccagggacacctcagagccccttccagggcctaaaggggctccaggagagctgcagagggactggggacaagggatggagggacaggacacagggaatggctcccactgccagagggcagggctggatgggatattgggaaggaattgttccctgggagggtgggcaggccctggcacagggtgcccagagcagctgtggctgcccctggatccctggcagtgcccaaggccaggctggatggggcttggagcagcctgggacagtgggaggagggtggggtgggatgagcttgaaggtcccttcccatccaagccattctgtgatcaTTTTCTGGATACCCTGGGAAATCCTAATTAAGAGTGAGTCATTGGAAAGAGACTCCAAACTAAAATTCTAATGGAAGGTAATctaaataagcttttttttctttactagtgctgcagggctgtgtctcaGGCAGGTGTGACACACCTGTGTGGGTcactcagccctgctcccctctgtccctccctctctgcagggctcccaTGTGACACGCTGGCCTGGCTTTTACATCCTGCAGTGGAGGATGCACgggcccctgccctgctccagctccagcctcccacGTGTGGATGATGTCCTggcctccctgcagggctccagccaCAAGTGCAAGCTCATCTACTACTATGAGGTGCTGGCTTCCAAGGACTTCAGGTGGGGCATTTACAAGGGGTTTGCTGTGAATTGCACTGAGTGTGAGTGAAACACTTGGATATCAGAGGCCCCCACAGGGGCTGAGTTTCACTGACAGGTGATGGACACAAAAACTGGTGATATTGGTGACATTTTGTGCAACCAGTTTCCTCTGGTGCTGTAGgtatttaaaatttctcttgACTCTGTGTCCAGCAGTGGAATTTGTGCTTTGGTTCTTGCTTGCAGCTCCTGAAGAGGAGGAGGTTTTTTACTTGGAAGGATTTTTATCTTAGTTGGGAATATTTTGAGAAGCTGCTTTTGGAGTAATTTAAATATCACCTGGGCTATTTCCCAGATGATTTTGTTTGGCACTTGAGAAGGATGAGCACTTCTGAGCAGGTGAATAGCCAGCCTTGGCAGGGTGTGCCTGGCTTCCTccttcagtgccagcagcacttcccaTCTCCTGTCAgtctgagctctgtgccagtCCTTGGCCCTTCCCTAGAGCTGGAGGAGGCATTGGGCAGTGATGAGCTTGAGGTGTGACCTGTGgggtcacagcagcagaaatgtctcACTCCAGTCATGCTTGTTCCCTGGGGCTCttcctgagcccagcctgcttttggcaggaggagctggagatgctgaGCTGGGACTCTGgtgtgcagcagcctggagccccTGGGTTCACAAGAGTGCATTTGGAGTGCTCTGGagctttcctttctgctcagGGGCAGCTCCCAGAGGCTCCAGCTGCATC
Coding sequences within:
- the LOC130266781 gene encoding SEC14-like protein 5, with amino-acid sequence LHESRSEDGAIHVIERSCKLNVDAPRLLKKIAGVDYVFFIQKNTVNWRERTLRIEAHNETFASRVVVRETCSYSVHPENEEWTCFEQSASLDIKSFFGFESTVEKIAMKQYTSNIKRGKEVIEHYLKELISQGITFIPRWSPPAAKDERAPAVGRAPGDSLGAGAAGGSGEPAASPCPAPEAAGPDADKLDADYIERYLGQLSPMQESCLIRLRQWLQETHKGKIPKDEHILRFLRARDFNMDKAREMLCQSLAWRKQYQVDFILQSWRPPALLQEYYTGGWHYQDKDGRPLYILRLGQMDTKGLVKALGEESLLRHVLSINEEGQKRCEENTNIFGRPITSWTCLVDLEGLNMRHLWRPGVKALLRIIEVVEDNYPETLGRLLIVRAPRVFPVLWTLVSPFINENTRQKFLIYSGNNYQGSGGLVDYVDKDVIPDFLGGDCMCTVSEGGLVPKSLYQTEDEPENSDHIRLWTETIYHSASVLRGAPHEILVEILEGESVITWDFDILKGDVVFSLFHSKRAPEPSHKEATSPSPSAAGDNVQLIDKTWVLGVDYSRVESPLVCREGESIQGSHVTRWPGFYILQWRMHGPLPCSSSSLPRVDDVLASLQGSSHKCKLIYYYEVLASKDFRGSMSSLESCNSGFSQLSGVTTSSSQSQSSSHLSR